The following are encoded together in the Candidatus Woesearchaeota archaeon genome:
- a CDS encoding nucleotidyltransferase family protein has product MKKRICVTIDKGLVQKIDAQIDNKRIKNRSHAIELLLSKSMGDHVPKIAVILAGGKGTRLRPLTYIIPKALIPIHGRTITEHIFDLFKKYEIHDVIMAVGHMRHRIKLFFGDGKRFGMNLKYIEEKKPLGTAGPLRMARRYFKEAFIVSNGDELKDIDIADMYNLHKRNNALVTIALTTVSDPSRYGVAKLSGNKVLQFVEKPKKEDAPSNLINSGFYIIEPEVLNMIPNGFVMMERDIFPKLAKMGRLYGYPFSGQWFDTGNFQRYSTALKKWKGIK; this is encoded by the coding sequence ATGAAAAAGAGAATTTGCGTTACAATTGACAAAGGCCTTGTCCAGAAGATTGATGCTCAGATCGACAACAAAAGGATAAAAAACAGAAGCCATGCTATTGAGCTTCTTCTTTCAAAGTCAATGGGCGACCATGTGCCTAAAATTGCCGTAATTCTTGCTGGAGGGAAGGGAACAAGGCTAAGGCCGTTAACATACATCATACCCAAGGCATTAATTCCTATACACGGCAGGACAATTACAGAGCACATCTTTGACCTGTTTAAAAAATATGAAATACATGACGTCATAATGGCGGTGGGCCATATGCGGCACAGAATAAAGCTTTTCTTCGGAGATGGGAAAAGATTTGGAATGAACCTGAAATATATTGAGGAAAAAAAGCCATTGGGGACAGCAGGCCCATTGCGAATGGCCAGAAGATATTTTAAAGAGGCATTTATTGTTTCAAACGGAGATGAATTAAAGGATATAGACATTGCAGACATGTATAATTTGCACAAAAGAAACAATGCTTTGGTTACAATCGCATTGACAACTGTAAGCGACCCTTCACGCTATGGCGTTGCAAAATTAAGTGGCAACAAAGTACTGCAGTTCGTTGAAAAGCCAAAAAAAGAGGATGCGCCATCAAATTTAATAAACTCTGGCTTTTACATCATTGAGCCGGAAGTCCTTAATATGATTCCAAATGGATTTGTGATGATGGAAAGGGACATTTTCCCAAAGCTTGCAAAAATGGGAAGGCTTTACGGCTATCCTTTCTCGGGCCAATGGTTTGACACCGGAAATTTCCAGAGATACAGCACAGCATTGAAGAAATGGAAAGGAATAAAATGA
- a CDS encoding polyprenyl synthetase family protein, producing MTQTTDDFIARNKEKINIELEKILDQDKDALGEETNEASKYTVLNGGHRCRPLLTLATYRTLKINCQEKYLPKKILNAACAIELIHSASLIHDDIMDESNIRRGKDCCHIRYGNAIAELAVTYLVSRAYELFNAANKRPALESAISAVKSMIHGQSLDTSYKVKDESSLLNAHKLKSSIYRLAGEIGAIFSDAGSEIMTKISRYSELLGIAYLMHDDVIDVEGTPKNTGKPNGQDKKLGKFTAIDAYGIEGSKRKRQELADKAAAEIYDLRNNTILLGFVERMKVG from the coding sequence ATGACACAAACAACAGATGATTTTATTGCCAGGAACAAAGAAAAAATAAACATAGAGCTTGAAAAGATCCTTGACCAAGATAAAGATGCCCTAGGCGAAGAAACAAATGAGGCATCAAAATATACTGTATTGAATGGCGGCCATAGGTGCAGGCCATTGTTGACACTGGCAACTTACCGAACACTGAAAATAAATTGCCAGGAAAAATATCTTCCTAAAAAGATACTAAATGCTGCATGTGCAATAGAATTAATCCATTCGGCATCCTTGATTCATGATGATATCATGGATGAAAGCAATATTAGAAGAGGCAAGGACTGCTGCCATATAAGATATGGCAATGCTATTGCGGAATTAGCAGTGACCTATTTGGTAAGCCGTGCATATGAGCTGTTTAATGCAGCAAATAAAAGGCCGGCTTTGGAATCGGCCATTTCTGCTGTAAAGAGCATGATTCATGGGCAATCACTGGATACTAGCTACAAAGTAAAAGATGAATCTAGCTTGCTAAATGCCCATAAGCTGAAATCTTCAATATACAGATTAGCAGGTGAAATTGGAGCAATCTTTTCAGATGCAGGCTCTGAAATAATGACAAAAATCAGCAGGTACTCTGAATTATTGGGAATTGCATACCTTATGCACGATGATGTCATTGATGTTGAAGGAACACCTAAAAATACAGGAAAACCCAATGGCCAAGATAAAAAACTAGGTAAATTCACTGCAATAGACGCATATGGCATTGAGGGCTCAAAAAGAAAAAGGCAGGAATTGGCGGATAAAGCAGCTGCGGAAATATACGATTTGAGAAATAATACGATATTGTTGGGATTCGTAGAGCGAATGAAAGTAGGTTGA